The following are from one region of the Paenibacillus bovis genome:
- a CDS encoding SDR family oxidoreductase, producing the protein MTQEQTVLITGANKGIGYEAARQLGQKGYYIYLGARQPAYGQQAVEKLQSEGIQAEYVQIDVTDVATIHSAAEQIRQRSGSLDVLINNAGIVAGGNVPSEEKIEDIRTVYEVNVFGAIQVLQIMLPLIKEAPQGRIVNVSSGLGSLAFNSDPSHEHYKANSLSYNSSKTALNAVTVIFSKEYKETPIKINSVDPGYTATDLNGNSGPRTVEHAAQTVIGLALIDENGPTGQFYDENGPIPW; encoded by the coding sequence ATGACGCAGGAACAGACAGTTTTGATTACAGGTGCCAATAAAGGGATCGGTTATGAAGCAGCTAGACAGTTAGGACAAAAAGGATATTACATTTATCTGGGAGCACGTCAACCTGCATATGGACAGCAGGCAGTAGAGAAGCTGCAGAGCGAAGGTATTCAGGCAGAGTATGTACAGATCGATGTAACCGATGTAGCAACGATCCATAGCGCGGCAGAGCAGATTCGCCAACGTTCGGGTTCACTGGATGTACTGATTAATAATGCAGGCATCGTAGCAGGTGGTAATGTTCCGAGCGAGGAGAAGATCGAAGACATTCGTACTGTCTACGAAGTTAATGTATTCGGTGCTATTCAGGTATTGCAGATCATGCTTCCTTTAATCAAAGAAGCGCCGCAGGGACGAATCGTCAATGTATCCAGTGGTCTTGGTTCGCTCGCATTCAATAGTGATCCGTCGCATGAACATTATAAAGCCAATTCGCTGTCTTATAATAGCTCCAAAACAGCACTCAATGCAGTGACTGTCATATTTTCCAAGGAATACAAAGAAACTCCGATCAAGATCAATTCAGTAGACCCCGGCTATACTGCAACTGATTTGAATGGAAACAGCGGTCCACGTACAGTGGAACATGCTGCGCAGACAGTAATTGGTTTGGCGCTTATCGACGAGAATGGTCCTACTGGGCAATTTTATGATGAGAATGGACCTATTCCTTGGTAA